ATTCTCTGGGTTTAATTGAAAATTTTGTTGCCGGCAAAGATGCTGCTTATTTTGCAGAAATGTATAAAAAAGATCGATTAATAGGTGGGCATGTGATTATGCTTGGACCTGGGAATGAAGAAGAAGCGTTAAAAGCATTAAGAGCATATCCTCAAGGATTACAGATTGGCGGAGGAATCAAACCTGAAAATGCAGAATATTTTTTAGAACAAGGAACAAGCCATGTTATTGTAACCTCTTATGTTTTTAAAGATGGTAAGATTAATTTTGAGAATCTCGACAAATTAGTTAGCGTTGTTGGAACTAACAGATTAGTTCTAGATTTGAGTTGTAGGGAAAGAGATGGAACATATTTAGTTGTGACAGATAGATGGCAAAATTTTACAGATTTTGAAGTAACTCCTGAGCATCTTGGCCAATTAGCTAGTTATTGTGATGAATTTCTCATTCATGGAGCTGATGTTGAAGGCCAATGTAATGGAATTCAAACAGGCCTTGTACGAAGATTAGGATTATGGGCAAGTAGACAAGATGTTAATACTACTATGACTTATGCTGGAGGAATTCGATCCTTAGATGATCTTAAATCAACGCAGCGTCTTGGCAATGGTAAATTAGATTTTACAGTAGGTAGTGCTCTAGATATTTTTGGTGGAAAATCATTAACTTACAGGGAAGTTGTTGATTGGAAACCAGAGTAGTTTTCTTTTGCCCAAAATAAATTGTTTTGCCCCCGAGTAATCTTGAAACTAATTCTTGTTAAGTTCGTTTCCCATACGCAAGTGTGGGAAAACTGCGTCCGCAGAGTTGTGTTTAAGTTCCAATCAATCCGAGGCGTAGCCGAGACATACTGTCCGAAGGACTGGGGGAGTTCTATTCCATAAAAAGAGCTTTAGCGATACTACAAGAATAAGGATCAGGGGGAGTTCCTATCTTGTTTTTCGCATTCCAAGGCGGGGCGTTTCTTACAAAGACTACTTTACAGTGATAAATAGCGAAAGCTTTATAAATAAGTGTTTATTTTAGCTCTTAAAATGACATTAGAAAACGTTACAGGAAATTTATTGGCTTACAAAGGATTAGAGCCAGGCACATTTCAGCATGTTGACCAGCTTACTACTGAGCGAAGAACCAATCATGGATTAAGAAATCAATGGTTTTATACTGCTGATGGAGAATTATATACTGTTCAAAAAAGAAAGCATTTATGGGTTATTACTCGTGAACCACAAAATTTAGTCTTAGAAAATATTGACGGAGCATATAGGCAACTAACAGTACAAGGAGACTATTTTCCCGATACCGAAGCTGCTCAAACTTCTTTAGAGCATAAAGACAGTGTTGTTGTTAATCTAAAAGGATTAAAACTTGTGAAAGATAATGATCAATATGGTCACTTTGTGGTTGATCCTAAAGCAGTAAAGAAGTTAAATTCTGAGCAAAGAAAAGCTGCTCAACGTATCTATGGTCCCGATGAGGAAAATTTTGGCCTAAACATGGAGATGTTTGCAGAAGCAGGAAAAACTCCCTATGTTTTAGTATTAATGCCTGATTATGTGCAAGGTACTTTAAGAAGTAATGATAAAAAATTCGTTGGGCGGGCTTCGTGGCTGAATGGT
This genomic interval from Candidatus Nanoarchaeia archaeon contains the following:
- the hisA gene encoding phosphoribosylformimino-5-aminoimidazole carboxamide ribotide isomerase, whose amino-acid sequence is MKFRPCIDIHKGQVKQIVGGTLRDDSLGLIENFVAGKDAAYFAEMYKKDRLIGGHVIMLGPGNEEEALKALRAYPQGLQIGGGIKPENAEYFLEQGTSHVIVTSYVFKDGKINFENLDKLVSVVGTNRLVLDLSCRERDGTYLVVTDRWQNFTDFEVTPEHLGQLASYCDEFLIHGADVEGQCNGIQTGLVRRLGLWASRQDVNTTMTYAGGIRSLDDLKSTQRLGNGKLDFTVGSALDIFGGKSLTYREVVDWKPE